CGTTCTTGGCCAAGCCCCGGTAGCGCACCTTGCGGTGGCCAAACAGATTCTTGACCACATGAAACGGATGCTCCACTACCGCCCGGATACCAGCCTTCACCCGCTCCATGGCCTGGAGCGTGCGGCCCATAGCGGTGTTCGGGA
This DNA window, taken from Alkalilimnicola sp. S0819, encodes the following:
- a CDS encoding transposase — translated: PNTAMGRTLQAMERVKAGIRAVVEHPFHVVKNLFGHRKVRYRGLAKNEAQLYTLFALANLVRVKRQLMPG